The proteins below are encoded in one region of Arenibacter algicola:
- a CDS encoding NRAMP family divalent metal transporter, whose amino-acid sequence MASIQKLINNLGPGLLFASTAIGTSHLVLSTKAGAQYGWIMVIPILLANIFKYPFFEFGVRYTNITNKTLIEGYLNRGKAYLIFYAIITLFSTFTILAALYVVTSGLLINLFQLTNTPVSVVAGGLFILICALLIVGRYKLLEISLKYVISILFLALLVTTILVIANGKVTEVENFKTPNIFNEVGILFLIGLMGWMPTAVEASSWISLWSIEKFKNSKHKPTLKEALQEFKFGYFTTAILAIFFMIIGWFTLYGTSTELSNNAVVFADQLVQLFTTNIGSWAYILIAIAAFATMFSTCITAHDALSRVSVDILSLLFPKRELIKNRGFTIGVLLLAVINFMVISTFSANMGILVAMATFVSFVMAPIIGYMNLKNVMSQEIPEMHRPDRNLQILTYLGILFLTLFSVYYCWMLFF is encoded by the coding sequence ATGGCTTCCATACAAAAACTGATTAATAACCTTGGTCCTGGCCTTCTTTTTGCCAGTACGGCCATAGGCACTTCCCATTTAGTGCTATCCACCAAAGCAGGTGCCCAATATGGATGGATTATGGTAATCCCCATTTTATTGGCCAACATCTTTAAATATCCATTTTTCGAATTTGGAGTTCGGTACACTAATATAACCAATAAAACACTAATAGAAGGTTACCTAAATCGCGGCAAGGCCTACCTAATCTTTTATGCCATTATTACCTTGTTCAGTACTTTTACCATTCTTGCCGCTCTCTATGTGGTCACATCAGGGTTGCTAATTAATCTTTTTCAACTAACCAATACCCCAGTAAGTGTTGTAGCAGGCGGACTTTTTATTTTAATCTGTGCCCTACTTATTGTTGGACGTTATAAATTACTGGAAATCTCACTCAAGTATGTGATATCCATTTTATTTTTGGCCCTTTTGGTAACTACAATTTTGGTAATCGCCAACGGGAAAGTTACGGAAGTAGAGAACTTTAAAACACCCAATATTTTTAATGAAGTGGGAATCCTTTTTTTAATAGGACTCATGGGGTGGATGCCAACGGCCGTTGAGGCTTCCAGTTGGATAAGTCTTTGGAGCATTGAAAAATTTAAAAATTCCAAACACAAACCAACTTTAAAAGAGGCCCTCCAAGAATTTAAGTTCGGCTATTTCACTACAGCTATTTTGGCCATCTTTTTTATGATTATAGGCTGGTTTACCCTCTATGGCACCAGCACTGAATTGAGCAATAACGCCGTAGTTTTTGCCGACCAACTGGTCCAACTGTTCACTACCAATATTGGGTCTTGGGCTTATATTTTGATAGCCATAGCCGCATTTGCCACCATGTTCAGCACCTGTATTACTGCACACGATGCTCTAAGCAGGGTAAGCGTTGACATTTTAAGCTTGCTGTTCCCTAAAAGGGAGCTTATTAAAAATAGAGGATTTACTATTGGAGTGTTACTATTAGCGGTAATAAATTTTATGGTCATAAGTACCTTTTCTGCCAATATGGGCATCCTAGTTGCCATGGCTACTTTTGTTTCATTTGTTATGGCACCTATCATAGGCTATATGAATCTAAAGAACGTAATGAGCCAGGAGATACCAGAAATGCATAGACCCGACAGAAACCTGCAAATATTGACCTACCTAGGCATACTATTTCTAACACTCTTTTCCGTTTATTATTGTTGGATGCTGTTTTTTTGA
- a CDS encoding SanA/YdcF family protein: protein MIKKFGILFLIGLVGVYLILARCDSIIEKATQNRTYWNLKEVPKNKVGLVLGTSNRLVGGGSNPYYTNRINATLELFKAGKIDFVLVSGDNSTLYYNEPTVFKKDLILGGIPTEKIFLDYAGFRTLDSMVRAKYIFGLDSVTVISQKFHNERAIYLAEQKGLYAIGYNAEDLSIKHALKVHIREYFARVKVFIDLALNTQPKFFGEKIEIK, encoded by the coding sequence ATGATAAAGAAATTTGGCATTTTATTTCTAATTGGATTAGTGGGGGTATATTTGATTTTGGCCAGATGCGATAGTATCATAGAAAAAGCCACCCAAAACAGAACCTATTGGAACTTAAAAGAGGTTCCCAAAAACAAAGTGGGCCTGGTCCTTGGAACTTCCAACAGGCTGGTAGGTGGCGGATCCAACCCATATTACACAAATAGAATCAATGCAACCCTAGAGCTTTTTAAGGCTGGAAAAATAGACTTCGTACTGGTTAGCGGTGACAACAGTACCCTATACTACAACGAACCTACTGTTTTCAAGAAGGACCTCATTCTTGGAGGAATACCGACTGAAAAAATCTTTTTGGATTACGCTGGTTTTCGCACTTTGGATTCCATGGTCAGGGCCAAGTACATTTTCGGATTGGACAGCGTTACCGTAATATCCCAAAAATTCCATAATGAAAGGGCCATTTATTTGGCGGAACAAAAAGGCTTATATGCCATTGGTTACAATGCCGAGGATCTGTCCATTAAGCATGCATTAAAAGTGCATATAAGGGAATATTTTGCCCGTGTAAAAGTGTTTATTGACCTAGCACTCAATACGCAGCCAAAATTCTTTGGGGAGAAAATTGAAATCAAGTAA